In one Nitrosarchaeum sp. genomic region, the following are encoded:
- a CDS encoding beta-ketoacyl synthase N-terminal-like domain-containing protein, protein MSKVGIASYGLTKFSKDDSKIESVLLQSTKKLFDVSPNLSRNDIDAVLVSTNNNSKYLSAVLSEMSGIEPKIAHSVESLCNSGTNAIASAYSYISAGLADVVLVCGAERYDSPGQILEWDNSRGEFKHPIFWASIFTKAYKREFSITDEDLAIVPVKNHKQSKNNPNALSEKTYSLDEVINSKKLTDDLRLHDCSRPCTGGASILLASENICKKYTDTPIWISGIGQKTTSAGFTKNTTFSSMESSRIAATSAFQMSKRSVRDVDVAEVHDAFSVCEPMALESLGFTDKGEGMNMIKELHTTDNFKINPRGGLIGAGHPLGATGIAQTIEITQQLQSSADKRQVNNAEIGLVHNMSAASTSSTVLVLER, encoded by the coding sequence ATGTCCAAAGTAGGAATTGCATCATACGGATTAACAAAATTCTCAAAAGACGACTCAAAGATTGAATCCGTGCTTTTACAATCTACAAAAAAACTATTTGATGTCAGTCCTAATTTGAGTAGAAATGACATTGATGCGGTATTGGTTTCTACTAATAATAACTCAAAATACCTGTCTGCAGTTTTATCAGAAATGTCTGGAATTGAGCCTAAAATTGCCCATTCTGTAGAAAGCTTGTGCAATTCTGGAACAAATGCAATCGCATCTGCATATTCTTACATCTCAGCAGGATTGGCAGATGTGGTTTTAGTGTGCGGTGCTGAAAGATATGACAGTCCTGGGCAAATTTTGGAATGGGATAATTCAAGAGGAGAGTTTAAACATCCAATTTTTTGGGCAAGTATATTTACAAAAGCATACAAAAGAGAATTTTCTATTACTGATGAAGATTTAGCAATCGTGCCAGTAAAAAATCACAAACAGTCAAAGAATAATCCAAATGCACTTTCAGAAAAAACATATTCGTTAGATGAAGTAATAAATTCTAAAAAATTAACTGATGATCTTAGATTACATGATTGTTCAAGACCATGTACAGGAGGGGCATCAATTTTACTTGCATCTGAAAATATATGTAAAAAATATACTGATACACCTATCTGGATTTCAGGAATTGGGCAAAAAACAACCTCAGCTGGATTTACAAAAAATACAACGTTTAGCTCAATGGAATCATCAAGGATTGCTGCAACATCAGCATTTCAAATGTCAAAACGAAGTGTAAGAGATGTAGATGTGGCAGAAGTTCATGATGCATTTTCTGTTTGTGAACCAATGGCTTTAGAATCGCTAGGCTTTACTGATAAAGGAGAAGGAATGAACATGATAAAAGAACTACATACAACCGATAATTTTAAAATAAATCCAAGAGGTGGTTTAATTGGGGCAGGACATCCACTTGGAGCAACAGGGATTGCACAAACAATTGAAATAACACAACAATTGCAATCATCTGCAGATAAAAGACAGGTAAACAATGCAGAGATAGGTCTAGTTCACAACATGTCTGCAGCGTCAACATCTTCGACTGTTCTGGTATTGGAAAGATGA
- a CDS encoding LLM class flavin-dependent oxidoreductase — MRIAYSLGSLLTVNQVLECSEILSHTDVDTIWIPETWGMENYSMLGAVSQKALKPKIGSSIINIFSRSPSSIAMGAATVDTLSKGRLILGLGTSSTPIVEGFHGYKFENPVLRMKEYVEIIRLVLSGKQVNYSGKIFNLKNFSLLITPPRNKIPIYLAAVNQKMIELTWEISDGVIFYLRPLNEMKKTIQKMQSKRKIDVTCQIITCVSHDEEIAINRAKQTLAFYISVGKIYREFLSKNGFESETKNIYEEFKKSGFKTNHELVSDSMLKSLTIAGTPDQCLSQLQKFRDTGINLPTIQFNPVGDVIDSFKLFTTTFSEER; from the coding sequence ATGCGTATAGCATATAGTTTAGGCTCTCTTCTTACAGTAAATCAAGTCTTAGAATGCTCAGAAATACTATCACATACTGATGTAGATACAATATGGATTCCAGAAACATGGGGGATGGAGAATTATTCAATGTTAGGTGCAGTATCACAAAAAGCATTGAAACCAAAAATAGGCTCATCAATAATTAATATTTTTTCTAGGAGCCCATCGTCTATTGCCATGGGTGCTGCAACTGTGGACACATTATCAAAAGGACGTTTGATTTTGGGTCTTGGAACAAGCAGCACGCCAATTGTAGAAGGTTTTCACGGATACAAATTTGAAAATCCTGTTTTAAGAATGAAAGAATATGTCGAAATTATAAGACTTGTTTTATCTGGAAAACAAGTTAATTATTCTGGAAAGATATTCAATTTGAAAAACTTTTCTTTGCTGATAACACCACCAAGAAATAAAATCCCAATATACCTGGCAGCAGTTAATCAAAAAATGATAGAGTTGACATGGGAGATTTCAGATGGAGTAATTTTTTATTTAAGACCACTAAATGAGATGAAAAAAACAATTCAAAAAATGCAATCAAAAAGAAAAATTGATGTAACATGTCAAATTATTACTTGTGTATCTCACGATGAGGAAATTGCAATAAATAGAGCTAAACAAACTCTGGCATTTTACATATCTGTTGGAAAAATTTATCGGGAATTTTTATCAAAAAATGGATTTGAGAGTGAAACTAAGAACATATATGAAGAGTTTAAAAAATCTGGATTTAAAACAAATCATGAGTTGGTCTCAGATAGCATGCTAAAATCATTAACAATTGCAGGCACTCCTGATCAATGTCTATCGCAACTGCAAAAATTTAGAGATACTGGAATTAACTTACCAACAATACAATTCAATCCTGTCGGTGATGTAATTGATTCTTTTAAATTATTTACAACTACATTTTCAGAGGAAAGATGA
- a CDS encoding nucleotidyltransferase family protein, producing MHAIILAGGRGKRLRPITDYVPKPLVPLNNIPIIEWQISYLKKFGVKEITICTGYKTEMIQNFLAVKNNLDVKIKFSVEKTPLGTGGAIKQAGLSIKDKSFFVLNGDTITNIDLGKLVKKQNSIASIELKTKFGVVEIDGDKITQFKEKKEIPNVWMNAGIYHLQKEILQDLPKKGDIEKTVFPDYAKKRKLSTVKFKNVIWHSIDSFKDIEECSLEINKIIK from the coding sequence ATGCATGCAATAATTTTGGCTGGTGGAAGAGGAAAACGTTTACGACCTATTACCGATTATGTTCCAAAACCCCTTGTGCCTCTAAATAACATTCCAATCATAGAATGGCAAATATCATATCTCAAAAAATTCGGGGTAAAAGAAATTACAATTTGCACAGGTTACAAGACAGAAATGATTCAAAATTTTCTTGCAGTAAAAAATAATTTAGATGTAAAGATAAAATTTTCAGTAGAAAAGACACCATTAGGGACAGGCGGAGCAATTAAACAAGCAGGATTATCAATAAAAGATAAATCATTTTTTGTTTTAAATGGTGATACAATCACAAACATTGATCTTGGAAAATTAGTAAAAAAACAAAACTCAATTGCATCAATTGAATTAAAAACAAAATTTGGAGTTGTGGAGATAGATGGAGACAAGATAACACAATTCAAAGAAAAAAAAGAGATTCCTAACGTATGGATGAATGCAGGAATATATCATTTACAAAAAGAAATACTACAAGATTTGCCAAAAAAAGGAGATATAGAAAAAACAGTTTTTCCAGATTATGCAAAAAAAAGGAAACTATCAACAGTAAAATTCAAAAATGTAATATGGCATTCTATTGATTCATTCAAAGATATTGAAGAATGTTCATTAGAGATAAACAAAATAATAAAATAA
- a CDS encoding DedA family protein: MNEINTFIQWIVSLVAENLYPGVFLAALLETVFPPIPSEAVFPLAGYSILKNDMNVFHIFGVGITGGCGATVGAFVIYMIAKKVGRIGLIKYLKYARIKEKSLEKADNWFAKYGDKSVIIGRLIPGIRELVSIPAGIFNMPPLKFLIFTLIGSCIWSTALTAIGYYFGMATFDFFQYVTIQNHVN, translated from the coding sequence TTGAATGAAATAAACACATTCATTCAATGGATAGTTTCACTAGTTGCTGAGAACCTTTATCCTGGTGTATTTCTAGCTGCTTTGTTAGAAACAGTTTTTCCACCAATTCCAAGTGAGGCAGTATTTCCTTTAGCAGGATACAGTATACTAAAAAATGATATGAATGTATTTCATATTTTTGGAGTCGGAATAACTGGAGGATGTGGTGCAACAGTTGGTGCTTTTGTAATTTACATGATAGCAAAAAAAGTGGGGCGAATTGGATTGATAAAATATCTCAAATATGCAAGAATCAAAGAAAAAAGTTTAGAAAAAGCTGATAATTGGTTTGCAAAATATGGTGATAAATCTGTCATCATAGGGAGATTGATTCCAGGGATTCGTGAACTGGTATCGATTCCAGCTGGAATTTTCAATATGCCTCCATTAAAATTTCTTATTTTCACTTTGATTGGGTCATGCATATGGAGTACTGCATTAACGGCAATCGGATATTATTTTGGAATGGCCACGTTTGATTTTTTCCAATATGTGACAATACAAAATCATGTGAATTGA
- a CDS encoding 5-(carboxyamino)imidazole ribonucleotide synthase: MGKVLGIIGGGQLGMMITEAAKKMPEHISKIIVLDPVADCSASQVGAEQIIADFKDKNAIIELAKKSDIITYEIESGDSEVLKSVEKDAEINPSPETLKIIQDKFLQKSFLAENNIPVPEFLQVNSISDLKQGLEKFGYPSLLKARRDAYDGRGNFKIDSSSQIQAAFDYFNKKNLMLERFVPFKMEVSIIAARNTKGQIKTYPLVENIHEENILRQTIAPARVTEKVAKKAEDIAQTTMTVLKGAGIFGIEMFVTKTDEILINEIAPRVHNSGHHTLQSSKVSQFEQHLRAILGLELGDTMLLHPTIMYNILGPKNFEGEYSTLNISKENVFLKMYGKKISKPLRKLGHLNIVGTNNQTIDQLLNELSQIKDKVKVKSI, translated from the coding sequence ATGGGCAAAGTTCTTGGGATAATAGGCGGAGGGCAGCTTGGCATGATGATCACAGAAGCTGCCAAGAAAATGCCAGAACACATTTCAAAGATAATAGTTCTGGATCCTGTAGCAGATTGTTCTGCGTCACAAGTTGGTGCTGAGCAAATAATAGCAGATTTTAAAGATAAAAATGCAATAATTGAGCTTGCCAAAAAATCAGACATTATAACATATGAGATTGAATCTGGAGACAGCGAGGTATTAAAATCAGTTGAAAAAGATGCAGAGATTAATCCGTCTCCAGAAACATTAAAAATAATTCAAGACAAGTTTTTACAAAAATCATTTTTAGCCGAAAATAATATTCCTGTTCCTGAATTTTTACAGGTAAATTCAATTTCAGATTTAAAACAAGGTCTTGAAAAATTCGGATATCCATCATTACTAAAGGCAAGACGTGATGCATATGATGGAAGAGGTAATTTCAAAATAGACTCATCATCTCAAATCCAAGCAGCGTTTGATTATTTCAATAAAAAAAATCTCATGCTTGAAAGATTTGTTCCTTTTAAAATGGAAGTTTCAATAATTGCTGCAAGAAATACTAAAGGCCAAATCAAAACATATCCATTAGTGGAAAATATTCACGAGGAGAATATTCTTCGCCAAACAATTGCTCCGGCAAGAGTAACTGAAAAAGTTGCAAAAAAAGCAGAAGATATTGCACAAACAACTATGACTGTTCTAAAAGGAGCTGGTATTTTCGGAATAGAGATGTTTGTTACAAAAACAGATGAAATTCTAATCAATGAAATTGCACCACGTGTGCATAATTCTGGGCATCATACATTGCAATCAAGCAAAGTGTCTCAGTTTGAGCAACATCTTAGAGCTATTTTGGGTTTAGAATTGGGAGATACTATGCTTTTACATCCTACCATTATGTATAATATTTTAGGTCCAAAAAATTTTGAAGGTGAATACAGTACATTGAATATTTCTAAAGAAAATGTTTTTCTTAAAATGTATGGCAAAAAAATTTCTAAACCATTAAGAAAATTAGGTCATTTGAATATTGTTGGAACAAATAATCAGACTATTGATCAACTATTGAATGAATTATCTCAGATCAAAGACAAAGTAAAAGTAAAATCTATCTGA
- the purE gene encoding 5-(carboxyamino)imidazole ribonucleotide mutase — MSYTKKPLVGIIMGSSSDSRIMKDAAEVLDKFKIKHEDQIVSAHRTPTRLEEYGKYAEKMGFKIIIAGAGGAAHLPGMIASHTIIPVIGVPIMVYNDKQTKRADNSKFSSFGGLDSLLSISEMPTGSPVVAVGINKAGNAGIYALKILANEFPELKKKLKLHKSEQHNSVLKESEILKKQGLSKFVQKKFN, encoded by the coding sequence ATGAGCTACACAAAAAAACCACTAGTCGGAATCATCATGGGTTCAAGTTCAGATAGTAGAATCATGAAAGATGCAGCAGAAGTTTTAGATAAATTCAAAATTAAACACGAAGATCAAATAGTATCTGCACATAGAACCCCTACCAGATTAGAAGAATATGGCAAGTATGCAGAAAAAATGGGATTTAAAATAATAATTGCAGGTGCTGGAGGAGCAGCACATCTACCTGGCATGATTGCATCACATACAATAATTCCAGTAATTGGAGTGCCAATTATGGTGTATAACGACAAACAAACCAAAAGAGCAGATAATTCCAAGTTCTCTTCTTTTGGCGGATTAGATTCTCTTCTTTCGATATCTGAAATGCCCACAGGATCTCCTGTAGTGGCAGTAGGAATTAACAAAGCAGGAAATGCTGGAATATATGCTCTTAAAATTTTGGCAAATGAATTTCCAGAATTAAAAAAGAAATTAAAACTACACAAATCCGAACAACATAATTCAGTTCTTAAAGAATCTGAAATTCTAAAAAAACAAGGCCTTAGTAAATTTGTTCAAAAGAAATTCAACTAG
- the ilvA gene encoding threonine ammonia-lyase: MEEVKYLFYLAEFLMNPSYDEIQNANSLRGKDVRKTPLVYSPTFSNLTGSEVYLKAEFQQKTGSFKLRGAYYKISNLSSDGKKHGVVAASAGNHAQGVAFASSLEKIPCTIVMPKNASPSKVAATRGYGANVILEGINYEESSAKAKEISQKTGATMIHAFDDPQIIAAQGVIGLEILEDLPDVDEVYVPIGGGGLAAGVLIAIKEKNPKIKVVGVQSRSFPSMYESVKNGSLTSSGGERTIADGISVKVPGQTTFSIIKELIDEIVLVDDSDIIKAMFLLMERMKFVVEPAGVVGLAYLISAKPSPGKKVVPILTGGNVDMYLLGQIVDKGLATMGRLLKLSILLPDRPGAFKEIVDEISAANANIVEVVHDRLSSNINAGSAGVTLSLETQGKEQADKLIETLKKKNIQFRLLT; the protein is encoded by the coding sequence ATGGAAGAAGTCAAATATCTCTTTTATCTAGCAGAATTTCTAATGAATCCATCATATGATGAAATACAAAACGCAAACTCATTACGAGGCAAAGACGTACGAAAAACACCATTAGTGTATTCGCCAACATTTAGCAATCTTACAGGTTCTGAAGTTTATTTAAAAGCAGAGTTTCAACAAAAAACGGGATCGTTTAAACTCCGTGGTGCATATTATAAAATAAGTAATTTATCATCTGATGGAAAAAAACATGGAGTGGTTGCAGCATCAGCTGGGAATCATGCTCAAGGAGTTGCATTTGCATCTTCATTGGAAAAAATACCATGTACTATCGTTATGCCAAAAAACGCATCACCATCAAAAGTAGCTGCAACTAGAGGTTACGGTGCAAATGTAATCTTAGAGGGTATCAACTATGAAGAGTCATCTGCTAAAGCAAAAGAAATTTCACAAAAAACAGGTGCGACAATGATACATGCTTTTGATGATCCACAGATCATAGCTGCTCAAGGAGTAATTGGATTAGAAATTCTAGAGGATTTGCCAGATGTAGATGAAGTGTATGTGCCAATAGGTGGGGGCGGACTTGCAGCAGGAGTTTTAATTGCCATAAAAGAAAAAAATCCAAAGATCAAAGTAGTAGGCGTTCAATCAAGATCGTTTCCATCTATGTATGAATCAGTAAAAAATGGGTCTTTAACATCAAGTGGTGGCGAAAGAACTATTGCAGATGGAATATCGGTTAAAGTACCGGGGCAAACAACTTTTTCAATAATTAAAGAACTAATTGACGAGATAGTATTGGTTGATGATTCAGACATCATCAAAGCAATGTTCTTACTCATGGAGAGAATGAAATTTGTAGTAGAACCAGCTGGGGTAGTAGGTTTGGCTTACTTAATATCTGCAAAACCATCACCCGGGAAAAAAGTTGTTCCTATACTAACTGGAGGCAATGTCGATATGTATCTTTTAGGACAAATTGTAGATAAAGGGTTAGCAACTATGGGACGTTTACTTAAATTATCTATTTTGTTACCTGACAGACCTGGAGCATTTAAAGAAATAGTAGATGAAATCAGTGCAGCAAACGCAAACATTGTCGAAGTAGTGCATGACAGATTAAGTTCCAACATAAATGCAGGTTCTGCCGGAGTTACACTAAGTCTAGAAACACAAGGAAAAGAACAAGCAGATAAACTAATTGAGACATTAAAAAAGAAAAATATTCAATTTAGATTATTGACATAA
- a CDS encoding adenylate/guanylate cyclase domain-containing protein, translated as MSKINESDKPKMSQKDTVSKEQSNPNVLDVLLGKNEQKIVDFDSMILETQKRIWGALKQGYEYVGITDDSEKFLRKNVFAKFDMIALYVDLVGSTTMTLELPEEKLAIIISSFAQEMASVINLHSGYVLKFVGDAVIGYFVASNNGLLAADNALSCAKSMLAVIQKGINPILNQYDYPDLMVKIGADFGQSIVVRYGSNPDVSHVDLMGPAMNIASKIQSLAKPNQILFGDDVYRKLHPSNQLLFKEVVWKNNEWKYRSRLSGEIYKVYEYIG; from the coding sequence ATGTCTAAAATTAATGAATCTGATAAACCAAAAATGAGTCAAAAAGATACTGTTTCTAAAGAACAGTCAAATCCAAATGTGTTAGATGTACTACTAGGTAAAAATGAGCAAAAAATAGTAGACTTTGATTCAATGATATTAGAAACACAGAAACGAATTTGGGGCGCATTGAAACAGGGTTATGAATATGTCGGGATAACTGATGATTCTGAAAAATTTCTCAGAAAAAATGTTTTTGCCAAATTTGACATGATTGCTCTATATGTTGATTTAGTAGGGTCTACCACTATGACCTTGGAACTACCTGAAGAAAAACTTGCAATAATAATTAGTTCATTTGCTCAAGAGATGGCATCAGTAATTAACTTGCATAGCGGTTATGTTTTAAAATTTGTTGGTGATGCAGTTATTGGATATTTTGTTGCATCAAATAACGGATTATTAGCTGCAGATAATGCACTAAGCTGTGCAAAATCAATGCTTGCAGTAATACAAAAAGGCATCAATCCAATTTTGAATCAATATGATTATCCTGATTTAATGGTAAAAATCGGGGCTGACTTTGGACAGAGTATTGTTGTAAGATATGGTTCCAATCCAGATGTGTCACACGTAGATTTAATGGGACCTGCAATGAATATTGCATCCAAAATTCAATCGCTTGCAAAACCAAATCAAATTTTATTTGGAGACGATGTCTATCGCAAATTACATCCTAGCAATCAACTTTTGTTTAAGGAAGTAGTATGGAAAAATAATGAATGGAAATACCGTTCAAGATTATCTGGTGAAATTTACAAAGTTTATGAGTATATCGGTTAA
- a CDS encoding VOC family protein — protein sequence MKFNDKEFNILWSRVYVNIKKVGNVILAVKDIDKSLKFYHEIIGLPIKRQRRSWVDLGTSGALLSLHPASLTAQHIGSSIENGITIGFLVGDVSSAVEELRSKGVKIHREIVDRDAGKNAVILDPDDYLISLFEPSFDDKTEQTSGYHGFTPA from the coding sequence TTGAAGTTCAATGACAAAGAATTTAACATACTTTGGAGTAGGGTTTATGTGAATATCAAAAAAGTAGGAAATGTCATTTTAGCAGTTAAAGACATTGATAAATCATTGAAATTTTACCATGAAATTATTGGCTTGCCAATAAAAAGACAGAGACGATCATGGGTAGATTTAGGCACCTCTGGAGCTTTGTTGAGTTTACATCCGGCATCACTCACAGCGCAGCATATAGGAAGCTCAATTGAAAACGGAATTACAATTGGATTTTTGGTAGGTGATGTTTCATCTGCAGTTGAGGAATTAAGATCAAAAGGTGTTAAAATTCATCGCGAAATTGTAGATAGGGATGCTGGAAAAAATGCAGTTATCTTGGATCCTGACGATTATTTAATTTCATTATTTGAACCATCATTTGATGATAAAACAGAACAAACAAGTGGATATCACGGATTTACTCCCGCCTAA
- a CDS encoding Lrp/AsnC ligand binding domain-containing protein: MVRAIVLVKSPKKLIAARLRQVNSVYDSFPTSGQFDAVAIIEVETLGKIKEITNQIQKINGVERTETMIEVQ, translated from the coding sequence TTGGTAAGAGCTATAGTGTTGGTAAAATCCCCTAAGAAATTAATTGCCGCAAGACTACGTCAAGTAAATTCTGTTTATGATTCATTTCCTACAAGTGGCCAATTTGATGCAGTTGCCATTATTGAGGTTGAGACCCTTGGAAAAATTAAAGAAATTACCAATCAAATTCAAAAAATAAACGGGGTAGAAAGAACTGAAACCATGATTGAAGTTCAATGA